The window CTGCCTCCATTCTGAGATGTGCCTGCTGCTGCTGCCTTGTGCTTTCTTTCCGTCTTCTGTAAAACTGCATTGTTCATATCTTTCTGATCATCAGGCAATGCAGGTAAGGAGGAATGACTTACAACAATCTCATCACTTGCTGGAGCCATAACCACCTCATTTGGTATGGAAGATGAGATGTTAAACTTGCAGTTTGTGTCCTTGTGTGCCAAGTCTTGGTTCATTTCAGACTCTAGTTCTTTCAGCAAATATGCTGAGTCAAACCATTCtgttgatgacatgcttataCAGCTCGAATTATCGGAACTTGAAGAAGGTGATAATGGATACTCAAGATCCAGCAGTTCCAAGTAGTCTCCTTCGTTATCTGGGGGCATTTCTACCAGGTAATTTTCAAGTTCTCCTGTCATAGCCGAATTTCGCGTTTCGTTATCCTTCTCCACCTACAACATAAAACAGGGTTCAATAAACTTAGTTCAGTTATGCTCTGAACATTTATTTCTCTATTCAAAGTCTCCATTTTGTATACTCATACTGGACTTGTTTTTCTTCATGCTTGAAATTTTGGGTTAGATTTACAATCTAGCACTTTCATCTTTGTATATGTCTTTATTCTCTTTATCTGGCAGAgggggaaaataaaagaaaaacactcAATTCTCTAGAGCCTCTTCAAAGAAAAACTTTTCTATTTAGATGTGCCTTTGCTACATGTTTTGCTGGATTCATATACTTGACTCCATGGTAGCTTGTTCTTAAGCCTTTTTGGTCATGTCCTGCTCATGTGCTTTCTCAATTGGAAGCAACAAAAATAAAGGTAACTGTGAATTGATTCCCTCTGAACATGGTTAGAATTGTTGAGAATAATACTTCTTCCTCTCACGTGGAGATAGGCAAAATTAGTCGAACCATATTAAAATTGTGTTTTGAGTGCGCTTGCAATTTTCTTTCAGCGTATTAAACTTGTTTAATCAATATTCGATCCAATTCAACTCCTAACCAAAAAGATGCAATCCTATAAACTAATGACAGAAAGAGTCCTAAGCATGCAAAATCACTCTATGGACATAGTGAATTTACTCTCAAGAAAAGTTGCAATATCCAACCAATCAGCAAAAAATGAAAGAGCTTGAATTGAAATCAACATACTGTAGATTTATTTGTGGAACCACTGCTACCAGCATTTTGAGTGAGGGCTTCAGTGGTTATATGGAGGCTAGGAATTTTCTGCTGCTTTTGGTGATCCATACCAAGAAACACTCTACAAAGTGAACTGATTTCCTGCAAAATGTGCAACCAAATTAGCACATTTTTCCATCTAATAAGCACAAAGAGGTAGCACTTTACCTTCACTTTGCTGTTTTCACCCTGTCCCTTGTGAGTGACCCAGTACTCTTGCATCACCCAATCGGTTTTACGCTCATCTGGTACTCGGCCTTCGAAAAATTCTAGAGTTGTCCTCCATCCAGTGATCATAGAGTTTGAAAAGAGTTTACAGGCCTCCCCTTTGACCTTCCAGAATCCATGTTTTATATCCTCATTTTCCTTGGAGCGAATCAAGAACCAAATCCTGTCTGCAAAACCAAGTAGCTGCTCAACTCTTCATTGTAGTCTCAAGATCATGACATCTAAATCTAAATGATTCATCATACCCGGTAAATTTGATGGTGCATAGTTGTATGGATTGACATCAGCTATTACATTGGGTGGAAGTGGGTGTCCATGTGACATTTTCCCCAAAAACTCAAATATCTCCTCATTAGAACAATCAAAACTAATATCACAAAGCAGGACAGCAGCTGGGGGATACATTATAACTCGATCCGAAGGAACGCAAACAACGCAATGATCCTAGGCCAATTGTAAAAGAGATATCAGCAATGTGTTGAATCAAAATGAATAAGAAAATGATATAGCTAGTAGTTATCTGTTAAGTTGAAACTAAACAGAAAAAGAGAAACTATTCGATCAAAGGACTATCCAAAATAGTTTGATTCAGGGATAGCAATTCGGGTTATCAAGTCATAAATCGTGCTATGTTAATATGATGATACAAATGCAAGAAAAACGAATCCTGTAATATCAGTCGGGTTGTGCGATCGTGTTACTGTATCATAAATTATCACATCACATTACTCAATAATGTGAGAAACACATACAAACATTGCTCATTATGAATCTAAATCAAACTAAGAACAAAGATAAACTAAAATTTCCCAAATTCTCACACGAGAAAACCGCAAaacctgaaaaaaaaaattcaaccatTCCAATCAAAACCCATAGTTGAGTTCATAGAAGAAACCGCAGCCTTTTTTGAGCATTGACCTAAAGACAGATAAGTCTTTTCCCTCTATTTTCTCATCTATTAAACTAATACTTTCATAACTTAAGATGGAAGCAAAAAAGCAGAGACTATCACCTGATTACACTCCCTCGAACTGTAAATGTCGTATCTGTTtcaaaatcaaagaaaaaaaaagcgaTCAGGATCAAGGAAAAATGGTGCTTCAAATTCAAACACAACAAAAAAACAAGTAATCTTCGTTTCAATTCAGAGAgcaaacaataaaaaaacacaaaatgtaAA of the Euphorbia lathyris chromosome 7, ddEupLath1.1, whole genome shotgun sequence genome contains:
- the LOC136201394 gene encoding NAC domain-containing protein 1-like isoform X1; this translates as MASEYRFWFSLLPHQGIFVTSFEEGIKYDIYSSRECNQDHCVVCVPSDRVIMYPPAAVLLCDISFDCSNEEIFEFLGKMSHGHPLPPNVIADVNPYNYAPSNLPDRIWFLIRSKENEDIKHGFWKVKGEACKLFSNSMITGWRTTLEFFEGRVPDERKTDWVMQEYWVTHKGQGENSKVKEISSLCRVFLGMDHQKQQKIPSLHITTEALTQNAGSSGSTNKSTVEKDNETRNSAMTGELENYLVEMPPDNEGDYLELLDLEYPLSPSSSSDNSSCISMSSTEWFDSAYLLKELESEMNQDLAHKDTNCKFNISSSIPNEVVMAPASDEIVVSHSSLPALPDDQKDMNNAVLQKTERKHKAAAAGTSQNGGRKKKHKNKYLCFMPFYFLF
- the LOC136201394 gene encoding NAC domain-containing protein 67-like isoform X2; translation: MYPPAAVLLCDISFDCSNEEIFEFLGKMSHGHPLPPNVIADVNPYNYAPSNLPDRIWFLIRSKENEDIKHGFWKVKGEACKLFSNSMITGWRTTLEFFEGRVPDERKTDWVMQEYWVTHKGQGENSKVKEISSLCRVFLGMDHQKQQKIPSLHITTEALTQNAGSSGSTNKSTVEKDNETRNSAMTGELENYLVEMPPDNEGDYLELLDLEYPLSPSSSSDNSSCISMSSTEWFDSAYLLKELESEMNQDLAHKDTNCKFNISSSIPNEVVMAPASDEIVVSHSSLPALPDDQKDMNNAVLQKTERKHKAAAAGTSQNGGRKKKHKNKYLCFMPFYFLF